In one Aulosira sp. FACHB-615 genomic region, the following are encoded:
- a CDS encoding polyribonucleotide nucleotidyltransferase, whose product MAEVEKSISFDGRDIRLKLGLLAPQAGGSVLIESGDTAVLVTATRSEAREGIDFLPLTVDYEERLYAAGRIPGGIMRREGRPPEKAILTSRLIDRPLRPLFPSWLRDDLQVVALTLSMDELVPPDVLAVTGASIATLIAQIPFNGPMAAVRVGLVGDDFIINPTYAEIEAGDLDLIVAGSPEGVIMIEAGANQLPERDIIEAIDFGYEAVRDLIKAQQDIIADLGLQIIHQAPPEVDQTLENYIRDRANDEIKKILSQFTFTKTERDTALDAVKDTIQTAIAELSEEDPVRVAATADPKAVGKTFKEITKYFMRRQIVEDNVRVDGRKLDEVRPVSCQVSVLPKRVHGSGLFNRGLTQVLSNCTLGTPGDAQNLNDDLQTDQSKRYLHHYNFPPFSVGETKPLRAPGRREIGHGALAERAILPILPPKEQFPYVIRVVSEVLSSNGSTSMGSVCGSTLALMDAGVPIIKPVSGAAMGLIKEGDEVRVLTDIQGIEDFLGDMDFKVAGTDAGITALQMDMKISGLPLETIAQAIHQAKDARLHILDKMLQTIDQPRTETSPYAPRLLTIKIDPDMIGLVIGPGGKTIKGITEETGAKIDIEDDGTVTISAVDESKAKKARNIIQGMTRKLHEGDVYAGRVTRIIPIGAFVEFLPGKEGMIHISQLADYRVGKVEDEVAVGDEVIVKVREIDGKGRINLTRLGIHPDQAAAAREAAAVNR is encoded by the coding sequence ATGGCAGAAGTTGAAAAGTCAATATCCTTTGATGGACGGGATATTCGACTGAAGTTAGGCCTACTAGCTCCCCAAGCTGGTGGGTCGGTTTTGATAGAATCAGGGGATACAGCTGTTTTGGTAACAGCTACGCGATCAGAAGCCAGAGAAGGCATTGATTTTCTGCCCCTTACCGTAGACTACGAAGAAAGACTTTATGCAGCAGGTAGAATTCCTGGTGGGATTATGCGCCGGGAAGGTCGTCCACCGGAAAAAGCAATTCTCACCAGCCGTCTCATAGACCGTCCTCTGCGTCCTTTGTTCCCTTCATGGTTGCGGGATGACCTGCAAGTTGTGGCTTTAACATTATCAATGGATGAGTTAGTGCCACCTGATGTTTTAGCAGTTACTGGTGCTTCTATAGCGACCTTAATTGCCCAAATTCCCTTTAACGGGCCAATGGCAGCCGTAAGGGTAGGGTTAGTAGGAGATGATTTTATTATCAATCCTACTTATGCAGAAATTGAAGCCGGAGACCTGGACTTGATCGTAGCTGGTTCGCCAGAAGGCGTAATCATGATTGAGGCAGGAGCCAATCAGTTGCCAGAACGAGATATTATCGAAGCGATTGATTTTGGCTATGAAGCAGTACGCGATTTAATTAAAGCCCAGCAAGATATCATTGCTGATTTGGGTTTGCAAATCATTCACCAAGCACCACCAGAGGTAGACCAAACCCTGGAAAATTATATCCGCGATCGCGCCAACGACGAGATTAAGAAAATTCTGTCTCAATTTACATTTACTAAAACTGAGCGTGATACTGCTTTAGATGCAGTTAAAGATACCATCCAAACTGCGATCGCTGAATTATCAGAAGAAGATCCCGTTCGCGTTGCGGCTACTGCTGACCCCAAAGCAGTGGGTAAGACTTTTAAAGAAATCACCAAATATTTCATGCGCCGTCAAATCGTTGAAGACAACGTGCGCGTTGATGGTCGCAAACTTGATGAAGTCCGTCCGGTTTCTTGTCAAGTTAGTGTCTTACCAAAACGAGTCCACGGTAGCGGTTTATTTAATCGCGGACTGACTCAGGTATTATCCAACTGTACCCTTGGTACTCCCGGAGATGCCCAAAACCTCAACGACGACCTCCAAACCGACCAATCTAAACGTTACCTCCACCATTACAACTTCCCTCCCTTCTCCGTTGGCGAAACCAAACCATTACGCGCCCCTGGTAGAAGGGAAATTGGTCACGGCGCTTTAGCAGAACGCGCAATTTTACCAATTCTGCCACCCAAAGAACAATTTCCTTATGTAATTCGGGTAGTTTCCGAAGTACTTTCTTCCAACGGTTCCACCTCAATGGGTTCGGTTTGCGGTTCTACCCTCGCCTTGATGGATGCTGGTGTCCCAATTATCAAACCCGTTAGCGGTGCAGCAATGGGTCTGATTAAAGAAGGTGATGAAGTCCGCGTTTTGACTGATATTCAGGGCATTGAAGACTTTTTAGGTGATATGGACTTCAAAGTTGCTGGAACAGATGCTGGGATTACAGCCTTACAAATGGATATGAAAATCTCTGGTCTGCCTTTGGAGACCATAGCCCAAGCCATTCACCAAGCCAAAGATGCCCGGTTGCACATTTTAGATAAAATGCTGCAAACCATCGACCAACCACGTACCGAAACATCACCCTACGCACCACGTCTGCTGACTATCAAGATTGACCCAGACATGATTGGTCTAGTCATCGGCCCTGGTGGTAAGACAATTAAAGGCATTACAGAAGAAACTGGTGCCAAAATTGACATTGAGGATGATGGTACAGTGACTATCTCTGCCGTCGATGAAAGCAAAGCCAAGAAAGCGCGGAACATTATCCAAGGAATGACTCGCAAGCTGCATGAAGGGGATGTCTACGCGGGTCGCGTTACGCGAATTATCCCAATTGGTGCTTTCGTGGAGTTTTTACCCGGTAAGGAAGGAATGATCCACATTTCTCAACTGGCTGATTATCGCGTCGGCAAAGTCGAAGATGAAGTTGCAGTTGGTGATGAAGTGATTGTCAAAGTGCGTGAGATTGACGGCAAAGGCCGAATTAATCTCACACGTTTGGGTATTCATCCAGACCAAGCAGCTGCGGCCAGAGAAGCTGCGGCAGTAAATCGATAA
- a CDS encoding P-loop NTPase fold protein, producing MTIDIRKFYQITNPSKTLNINNGVDDQYYIDFSSVRGGDIISELKEKITFWQPDEPTCTLFTGHIGCGKSTELLRLQAELEKDNFHVVYFESSEDLVTTDVDIADVMLAIARRVSQSLDKITLEEPKKLKELLQGAWKVLNAEVTAAELKVPGVGDVGFSQENEKFSLAFGIGKITARTKSDPSLREKLNQFLAPQKLTLLQAINQELLADAIAKLKQQGKKGLTVIVDNLDRIDNRVKAWGRPQQEYLFVDQGEFLTKLNCHVVYTMPLSLKFSNDYGMLTQRFPEDPKVLPMVPVQSPDGSIHTSGMALMQQMVLARAFPDIAPAERLKNITAIFDDATTLEHLCRMSGGHVRDLLRLLNSLIQKQRQFPLRRETLETVIRERRNEIMMPISPQEWQLLRRVKETKKVSDDEGYQKLIRSRFVFEYRNGGESWFEVNPILAETKELL from the coding sequence ATGACTATAGATATTCGGAAATTTTACCAAATCACCAATCCCAGTAAGACTTTAAATATCAATAATGGCGTAGATGATCAATACTATATAGATTTTTCCTCTGTGCGGGGCGGCGATATTATCAGCGAACTCAAAGAGAAAATTACTTTTTGGCAGCCTGATGAACCCACCTGCACTTTGTTTACAGGGCATATTGGTTGCGGTAAATCGACGGAACTATTAAGGTTACAAGCAGAATTAGAAAAAGACAATTTCCACGTAGTTTATTTTGAGTCTAGTGAAGATTTAGTCACAACAGACGTAGATATTGCCGATGTCATGTTGGCGATCGCGCGGCGTGTGAGCCAAAGTCTAGATAAAATTACACTGGAAGAACCTAAGAAGTTAAAAGAACTGCTACAAGGTGCGTGGAAAGTTCTAAACGCCGAAGTTACCGCCGCCGAACTTAAGGTTCCTGGGGTGGGTGATGTGGGTTTTAGCCAGGAAAACGAGAAATTTTCTCTCGCCTTTGGTATTGGTAAAATTACAGCGCGAACCAAAAGTGACCCTTCACTGCGGGAAAAACTCAATCAGTTTCTCGCGCCACAGAAGTTAACACTATTACAAGCCATTAACCAAGAATTATTAGCAGATGCGATCGCTAAACTCAAGCAGCAAGGTAAAAAAGGCTTAACAGTCATTGTAGATAATCTTGACCGCATTGATAATCGTGTCAAAGCTTGGGGTCGTCCACAACAAGAGTATCTGTTTGTTGACCAAGGCGAGTTTCTCACCAAGCTTAACTGCCATGTAGTTTACACCATGCCCCTGTCCCTGAAGTTTTCCAATGATTATGGAATGCTTACTCAACGCTTCCCGGAAGACCCGAAAGTTTTGCCGATGGTTCCTGTACAGTCGCCTGATGGCAGTATTCACACTTCAGGAATGGCACTCATGCAACAGATGGTATTAGCTAGAGCCTTTCCTGACATAGCACCAGCCGAACGCCTCAAAAATATTACCGCAATTTTTGATGATGCTACCACTCTAGAACACCTGTGTCGGATGAGTGGTGGTCATGTGCGTGACTTGCTCCGTCTGCTTAATAGCTTAATTCAAAAACAAAGACAATTTCCCCTGCGCCGGGAAACCTTAGAAACAGTCATTCGGGAACGCCGGAATGAAATCATGATGCCAATTTCTCCCCAAGAGTGGCAATTACTCCGCCGTGTTAAAGAAACTAAAAAAGTCAGCGATGATGAAGGTTATCAAAAACTCATTCGTAGTCGATTTGTCTTTGAATATCGAAATGGCGGCGAATCTTGGTTTGAGGTGAATCCCATTTTGGCGGAGACAAAGGAATTGCTTTAG
- the panB gene encoding 3-methyl-2-oxobutanoate hydroxymethyltransferase — MPVTTQQLIQWKQQGRAIAALTAWDYAIAQLIDAAGVDLILVGDSMAVVLGYETTLPITLEEMLFHAKAVRRGVKRALVVVDLPFLTYQESIAQAMHSAGRILKETGAQAVKLEGGYPAMVETIARLVQAGIPVMGHVGLTPQSVHQLGLRQQGKTEEQAERILNEAIALEQAGVFSIVLEHIPADLARQITEKLSIPTIGIGAGSYCDGQVLVTSDVLGLSAKQPPFAKTYTNLRETITQAVQDYTIEVRERKFP, encoded by the coding sequence ATGCCAGTTACTACCCAGCAATTAATTCAATGGAAACAACAGGGACGTGCGATCGCAGCGTTAACTGCTTGGGATTATGCGATCGCCCAACTGATCGACGCGGCTGGTGTAGACTTAATTTTGGTCGGAGACTCGATGGCGGTGGTTTTAGGTTATGAAACCACACTCCCCATTACCCTAGAGGAAATGCTATTTCATGCTAAAGCAGTACGTCGTGGTGTCAAACGCGCTTTAGTGGTGGTTGATTTACCATTCTTGACTTATCAAGAAAGTATTGCTCAAGCTATGCACTCAGCCGGCAGAATATTGAAGGAAACTGGAGCGCAAGCCGTCAAACTAGAAGGTGGCTATCCAGCGATGGTAGAAACCATAGCACGTTTAGTCCAGGCGGGAATCCCGGTGATGGGTCATGTGGGATTGACACCGCAATCAGTTCATCAACTAGGTTTGCGCCAACAAGGAAAGACTGAAGAACAAGCAGAGAGAATTTTAAATGAAGCGATCGCCTTAGAACAAGCGGGTGTCTTCTCCATTGTGTTAGAGCATATTCCCGCAGATTTGGCAAGGCAAATCACCGAAAAACTCAGCATTCCCACAATTGGGATTGGTGCTGGTTCCTACTGCGATGGTCAAGTGTTAGTCACTTCAGATGTTCTTGGTCTTTCCGCCAAGCAACCACCATTTGCTAAAACCTACACCAACCTGCGGGAAACAATTACTCAAG
- a CDS encoding SWIM zinc finger family protein: MTSYTLQASREWWSQRWLELLDSYRFKKRLERARNYARQGNVLSIEFKGAKVLAKVQGSEVEPYTVSLSLNSFSDEEWGYVIETMSKKALFAAKLLAGEMPQNIEEVFTANGLSLFPFTLGDVHSKCSCPDKANPCKHVGAIYYQLGDRFSEDPFVLFQLRGRTKEQIIHNLRQLRGAKPKANTPATSEIPHTITPQQPAVNLNAFWEYHEPLDSSLVVIAPSMGDTVLDVLGAIPLAKTEDEAVSVNAGDVVMKYLDGVYKDVSQKAMLAAMNVGGG, translated from the coding sequence ATGACTAGTTACACATTACAAGCAAGTCGTGAATGGTGGTCACAAAGATGGCTAGAGTTACTTGATTCTTATCGGTTTAAAAAGCGGTTAGAACGGGCGCGAAATTATGCGCGGCAAGGTAATGTTCTCAGCATTGAATTTAAAGGCGCGAAAGTATTAGCTAAAGTCCAAGGTAGTGAAGTTGAACCTTATACTGTTTCCCTTTCTCTTAACTCTTTTAGTGATGAAGAGTGGGGTTATGTCATTGAAACTATGTCTAAAAAAGCATTATTCGCCGCCAAATTATTAGCAGGAGAAATGCCCCAAAATATTGAAGAAGTTTTTACGGCTAATGGTCTTTCGTTATTTCCCTTTACCTTGGGTGATGTTCACAGTAAATGCTCTTGTCCAGATAAAGCTAACCCTTGTAAACACGTTGGCGCAATTTACTATCAATTAGGCGACAGATTCAGCGAAGACCCCTTTGTGCTGTTTCAATTACGCGGTCGGACTAAAGAACAAATTATTCATAACTTACGCCAACTACGCGGCGCTAAACCAAAAGCAAATACACCTGCAACATCAGAAATTCCACACACAATTACTCCTCAGCAACCCGCAGTCAATCTTAATGCTTTTTGGGAATATCATGAGCCTTTAGATTCATCTTTAGTAGTGATTGCGCCTAGTATGGGTGATACAGTCTTAGATGTTTTAGGTGCAATTCCCTTAGCTAAAACTGAAGATGAAGCGGTCAGTGTTAATGCGGGTGATGTGGTCATGAAATATTTAGATGGCGTTTACAAAGATGTTAGCCAAAAAGCGATGTTAGCAGCGATGAATGTGGGTGGTGGTTAA
- a CDS encoding SNF2-related protein: MAILHGSWVRKNQNSCLFIWGETWRSPQVNWDVNQSLEIPPHPLTMTAVELSEWLAGRNLRIASTQPQPAPTSGRSRKTPKPSEISLPSHSQIIALPTQISETKEDHSFNLLPLHSASQDLNSDAAPYLQPWQVAGFCLNTSEAIQFLQSLPLNITNGEAAFLAGDLRFWSQVARWSLDLISRSKFLPNIQHQADGTIFANWQVLLDSAVDGTRLEKFAAKMPLGCRTYQEFGNGESGVGSGDIYVNLPESPQALILDFLNSIIDVQVRQMVGNQPIIETRVMAALPSAIRQWLQALTGASNTVVADAIGVERLEAALKAWTLPLQHQLTGKPLFRTCFQLSSPEVGETEWKLAYFLQAADDPEFVVDAATIWQNPVEELIYQNRTIEKPQETFLRGLGLASRLYGTITPSLETEYPQSCQLNPIQAYEFIKSVAWRLEDSGLGVILPPSLTNREGWANRLGLKITAETPKKQKERLGLQSLLTFQWQLAIGGQTISKAEFDRLVALNSPLVEINGEWVELRPQDIKTAQTFFASRKEQMALSLEDALRLSTGDTQVIEKLPVVSFEASGALQELIGALTNNQEITPLPTPASFHGKLRPYQERGAAWLAFLERWGLGACLADDMGLGKCVAPDTLVNVNGMLQTAEAIWTNHAGVAIFDGEGFWAEPTQELLVNSLDEATGKIVQAPIQRIYRQQVCEKLRKITLQDGSTITITHRHKLLTNQGWTNNLQAGDYVCVPGKMLWHGKPQDHDLVKFLAWQIAEGHELADIGTVSITQKDINLLEDLRQTFQRIGDRYNLKINRPSICTFPGKVPCLRINSQAYRRFLENQGYVWGKLSAAKSIPSFIMQADLDGVRLFLRHYFDAESSVVSSMRSIEISTASSLLIQQLSALLRRFGIWLRISSKQKCATNGKRIFRTYYIGVIGGNSARRFLQEIGFNYTQKQQKLKEICQRVNNTNIEGVPAADVVAQTVAITGIPLRHLGMHNTVYINGSQQFSRESLQKVVVCMNQIITGETQQQYQQLKPSKWTAKTLAAYQKLDLEKFNSTKQHLQTLIDKEVFYCQISHIEDVDYQGWVYDFEVGKHHNFVANNIICHNTIQFIAFLLHLKEQDVLEKPILLVCPTSVLGNWEREVRKFAPSLKVMQYHGDKRPKGKAFVEAVNKHNLIITSYSLIHRDVKLLQTVSWQIIVLDEAQNVKNPDAKQSQAIRQIEATFRIALTGTPVENRLQELWSILDFLNPGYLGNKQFFQRRFAMPIEKYGDAASLTQLRSLVQPFILRRLKTDKEIIQDLPEKQEMTIFCGLTTEQAALYQQAVDTSLVEIESAEGLQRRGMILALLTKLKQICNHPSQYLKESTLGEHNSGKLQRLEEMLDVAISEGDRALIFTQFAEWGKLLKPYLEQQLGREVFFLYGGSNKKQREEMVDRFQHDPQGPPIMILSLKAGGVGLNLTRANHVFHFDRWWNPAIENQATDRVFRIGQTRNVQVHKFVCTGTLEEKIHDMIESKKQLAEQVVSAGEEWLTELDTDQLRNLLILDRNALIDEDAE; this comes from the coding sequence ATGGCGATTTTACACGGTAGCTGGGTAAGAAAAAATCAAAACAGTTGTTTATTTATCTGGGGAGAAACTTGGCGATCGCCGCAAGTAAATTGGGATGTAAATCAATCCTTAGAAATTCCACCACATCCGTTAACAATGACAGCCGTGGAGTTGAGTGAGTGGTTAGCAGGAAGGAATCTGAGAATTGCCAGCACTCAGCCACAGCCAGCACCAACTTCAGGGCGATCGCGCAAAACTCCAAAACCGTCAGAAATCAGCTTACCAAGCCATTCGCAAATTATCGCTTTACCAACTCAGATTAGCGAAACCAAGGAAGATCACAGCTTCAACTTATTACCTTTACATTCTGCCAGCCAAGATTTAAATTCTGACGCTGCACCATATCTCCAACCTTGGCAAGTTGCAGGTTTTTGCCTGAATACCAGCGAAGCAATTCAATTTCTCCAATCTCTTCCTCTCAACATTACTAATGGTGAAGCTGCTTTTTTAGCTGGAGATTTAAGATTTTGGTCACAGGTAGCCCGTTGGAGTTTAGATTTAATTTCCCGTTCTAAATTTTTACCGAATATTCAACACCAAGCGGACGGTACTATATTCGCTAACTGGCAAGTTTTGTTAGACAGTGCGGTAGATGGAACTCGCTTAGAAAAGTTCGCCGCGAAAATGCCCTTGGGTTGTCGGACTTATCAGGAATTTGGGAATGGGGAGTCGGGAGTGGGGAGTGGGGATATATATGTCAATTTACCCGAATCACCACAAGCATTAATTTTAGATTTCCTCAACAGCATCATAGATGTGCAAGTGCGGCAAATGGTGGGTAATCAACCCATCATCGAAACCAGAGTGATGGCGGCTTTACCGTCAGCAATTCGCCAGTGGTTACAAGCTTTAACGGGTGCATCTAATACCGTGGTTGCAGATGCAATTGGTGTAGAACGCTTAGAAGCGGCGCTGAAAGCTTGGACTTTGCCGTTACAACATCAACTTACAGGAAAGCCCTTATTTCGCACTTGTTTTCAACTATCTTCCCCAGAAGTGGGAGAAACAGAATGGAAACTGGCGTACTTTCTCCAGGCGGCGGATGATCCTGAATTTGTAGTGGATGCAGCAACAATTTGGCAAAATCCCGTTGAAGAATTAATTTATCAAAACCGCACCATTGAAAAACCCCAAGAAACTTTTTTGCGTGGTTTGGGTTTAGCTTCTCGATTATATGGAACAATTACACCCAGCTTAGAAACAGAATATCCCCAATCTTGCCAACTCAACCCCATCCAAGCTTATGAATTTATCAAATCTGTGGCTTGGAGATTGGAAGATAGCGGTTTGGGTGTAATTTTGCCACCTAGTTTGACAAACCGCGAAGGCTGGGCAAATCGTTTGGGGTTGAAAATTACCGCCGAAACCCCCAAAAAGCAGAAAGAACGCTTGGGTTTACAAAGTTTGCTGACTTTTCAATGGCAATTGGCGATCGGGGGACAGACAATTTCTAAAGCAGAGTTTGACAGACTGGTAGCTTTAAATAGTCCCTTGGTAGAAATTAACGGTGAGTGGGTGGAATTACGTCCCCAAGATATTAAAACAGCCCAGACATTTTTTGCTTCCCGTAAAGAACAAATGGCACTTTCTTTAGAAGATGCCTTACGCCTGAGTACAGGTGATACCCAGGTGATTGAAAAATTACCAGTTGTTAGCTTTGAAGCATCGGGGGCGTTACAAGAATTAATTGGGGCGTTGACAAATAATCAGGAAATTACACCCTTACCCACACCCGCTAGTTTTCACGGAAAATTGCGTCCTTATCAAGAACGAGGTGCGGCTTGGCTGGCTTTTTTGGAACGTTGGGGTTTAGGCGCGTGTCTCGCCGACGATATGGGACTAGGAAAATGCGTAGCGCCTGATACCTTAGTCAATGTCAATGGAATGTTACAGACAGCAGAAGCTATTTGGACAAATCATGCTGGCGTAGCAATATTTGATGGTGAAGGATTTTGGGCTGAACCCACTCAAGAGTTACTAGTTAATTCCCTAGATGAAGCAACTGGCAAAATTGTCCAAGCACCGATTCAGCGAATATATCGGCAACAAGTATGCGAAAAATTAAGAAAAATCACCCTGCAAGACGGCAGTACTATCACTATTACCCATCGCCATAAATTACTGACAAATCAAGGTTGGACAAATAATTTGCAGGCGGGTGATTATGTTTGTGTACCTGGCAAGATGCTGTGGCATGGTAAACCACAAGACCATGATTTAGTCAAGTTTTTGGCTTGGCAAATTGCCGAAGGACATGAACTAGCTGATATTGGAACTGTCAGTATTACCCAAAAAGACATAAACTTACTAGAAGATTTACGCCAAACATTTCAGAGGATAGGCGATCGCTACAATCTCAAAATCAACCGTCCTAGTATTTGTACATTTCCCGGTAAAGTTCCTTGTCTGCGAATTAATAGCCAAGCTTACCGCCGCTTTCTGGAAAATCAAGGTTACGTTTGGGGTAAACTTTCCGCAGCCAAATCGATTCCCTCATTCATTATGCAGGCGGACTTAGATGGTGTGCGGTTATTTTTACGCCACTATTTTGATGCTGAGTCCTCTGTAGTTTCTAGTATGCGGAGTATTGAGATTTCCACAGCATCAAGTTTACTAATTCAGCAACTTTCTGCACTGCTGCGTCGCTTTGGTATTTGGTTAAGAATTTCCTCAAAACAAAAATGTGCCACCAATGGTAAGCGAATTTTTCGTACTTATTATATTGGTGTTATTGGCGGCAATTCAGCCCGGAGATTTTTGCAAGAAATTGGGTTTAACTACACTCAAAAGCAGCAAAAACTAAAAGAAATTTGTCAGCGAGTTAATAACACCAATATCGAGGGTGTTCCTGCTGCTGATGTTGTCGCCCAAACAGTTGCCATAACAGGCATACCTCTGCGACACTTAGGAATGCACAATACAGTCTATATTAATGGTTCACAACAATTTTCTAGAGAAAGTTTGCAGAAAGTTGTAGTTTGTATGAACCAAATTATTACGGGAGAAACTCAACAGCAATATCAGCAATTAAAACCTTCTAAGTGGACAGCTAAAACGTTAGCTGCTTATCAAAAATTAGACTTAGAAAAATTCAATTCCACGAAACAGCATCTCCAAACATTAATTGACAAAGAAGTATTTTATTGCCAAATTAGCCACATCGAAGATGTAGATTATCAAGGCTGGGTTTACGACTTTGAAGTAGGTAAACATCATAACTTTGTGGCGAATAATATTATCTGTCACAATACTATTCAATTTATCGCCTTTCTCTTACACCTCAAAGAACAAGATGTATTAGAAAAACCCATATTATTAGTTTGCCCCACTTCTGTGTTAGGCAACTGGGAACGGGAAGTGAGAAAATTTGCCCCCAGCCTGAAAGTTATGCAGTATCACGGTGACAAACGCCCCAAAGGAAAGGCATTTGTTGAAGCCGTAAATAAGCATAATTTAATTATTACTAGTTATTCCTTAATTCATAGAGATGTCAAACTATTGCAGACAGTTTCTTGGCAGATAATTGTCTTAGATGAAGCGCAGAATGTCAAAAATCCTGATGCTAAACAGTCCCAAGCAATTAGACAAATAGAAGCAACATTTCGCATCGCCCTAACAGGTACACCAGTAGAAAATAGATTGCAAGAATTATGGTCGATTTTAGATTTTCTCAACCCTGGTTATTTGGGTAATAAACAATTCTTTCAACGGCGGTTTGCTATGCCGATTGAAAAGTATGGTGATGCGGCTTCTTTAACTCAATTGCGTTCCTTAGTTCAGCCATTTATTTTAAGAAGGTTGAAAACAGATAAAGAAATTATTCAAGACTTGCCAGAGAAGCAAGAAATGACAATATTTTGTGGTTTAACTACAGAACAAGCCGCACTTTATCAACAAGCAGTCGATACATCCTTAGTAGAAATAGAATCCGCCGAAGGATTGCAACGCAGAGGTATGATTTTAGCTTTACTAACTAAGCTCAAACAAATTTGTAATCATCCATCCCAGTATTTAAAAGAAAGCACATTAGGAGAACATAATTCTGGTAAATTGCAACGTCTAGAAGAAATGTTAGATGTGGCGATTTCCGAAGGCGACAGGGCGTTAATCTTCACTCAATTTGCAGAATGGGGTAAGTTACTCAAACCGTATTTAGAACAGCAATTAGGTAGAGAAGTTTTCTTTTTATATGGCGGTAGCAATAAAAAACAACGCGAGGAAATGGTAGACCGATTTCAACATGATCCGCAAGGGCCGCCGATTATGATTCTTTCTTTAAAAGCTGGTGGTGTAGGCTTGAATTTAACCCGTGCCAATCATGTATTTCACTTTGATAGATGGTGGAATCCAGCAATTGAAAATCAAGCCACAGACCGAGTATTTCGCATTGGTCAAACGCGAAATGTGCAAGTACATAAATTTGTCTGCACTGGCACTTTAGAAGAAAAAATTCACGACATGATTGAAAGTAAAAAGCAGTTAGCTGAACAAGTCGTGAGTGCTGGAGAAGAATGGTTAACTGAGTTAGATACAGACCAACTGCGAAATTTACTCATCCTTGACCGCAATGCTTTGATTGATGAAGATGCGGAATAG
- a CDS encoding two-component regulator propeller domain-containing protein — protein sequence MVLFRKHISFLTTSILLGLMTLPNIGLVMMTNPAQAQTNSENPSTLTPDVQRSQVTPSYPASAPPPQVKPLPDERNLEERSIETDYRVSNLLKDFKGNLWVGYWRGLSRIDPKTGKILARVNLPNVAIGALAQDKVGRLWVGTYEGLKRVDPRTNEITAQNLFLPSKRVLSMLVDKRGYLWVGTDSGLALISPDQGLIMTTVKNLPGVSANTLTLDAEGQLWVGTLDGLVRVNTTNAYIMKRIDGLPGTTVQTLAISPEGLIWAGMANNLLVIDPKTDKVLRSVTPLRGRNVTAIKFAQDGSVWVGTNNGLLRLNPHTGALLDQVAGLPSSRVLALVPDISNKLWIGTSEGLAWLMPKMGGAKPHLAFTRAVK from the coding sequence GTGGTATTGTTTCGCAAGCATATAAGTTTTTTGACGACTTCGATTTTGCTGGGGTTGATGACTTTACCAAACATTGGCCTGGTAATGATGACAAATCCAGCCCAGGCGCAAACCAATAGTGAAAATCCATCAACTCTGACTCCAGATGTTCAGCGATCGCAAGTGACTCCTTCTTACCCAGCTTCTGCACCACCGCCACAAGTTAAACCTTTACCAGACGAGAGAAATCTGGAGGAAAGGTCAATAGAAACAGATTACCGTGTCAGTAACTTGCTGAAAGACTTTAAAGGAAATTTGTGGGTGGGTTATTGGCGGGGATTATCGCGGATTGACCCCAAGACAGGTAAAATATTAGCGCGGGTAAATTTACCGAATGTGGCGATCGGTGCTTTAGCTCAAGACAAAGTGGGGCGTTTATGGGTAGGAACTTATGAAGGACTGAAGCGAGTTGACCCCCGGACAAATGAAATTACAGCGCAGAATTTGTTTTTACCTTCCAAGCGGGTGTTGTCGATGTTAGTTGACAAGCGCGGTTACTTGTGGGTGGGTACTGATAGCGGTTTAGCTTTAATTAGTCCTGACCAAGGCTTAATTATGACGACAGTGAAAAATTTACCTGGAGTCAGCGCCAACACCTTAACTTTAGATGCAGAAGGTCAACTGTGGGTGGGGACTTTAGATGGTTTGGTACGTGTAAATACTACCAACGCTTATATTATGAAGCGGATTGACGGTTTACCCGGTACAACAGTGCAAACTTTAGCTATTAGTCCAGAAGGGTTAATTTGGGCGGGAATGGCTAACAATTTGCTGGTAATTGACCCAAAAACAGATAAAGTATTGCGATCGGTGACTCCATTGCGGGGACGGAATGTCACAGCAATCAAATTTGCCCAAGATGGTAGTGTTTGGGTAGGGACAAACAATGGTTTGTTACGATTAAATCCACACACAGGCGCACTTTTAGATCAAGTTGCAGGACTCCCTTCTAGTCGAGTGCTTGCGCTTGTACCAGATATTAGTAATAAATTATGGATCGGCACTAGTGAAGGTTTAGCTTGGTTAATGCCCAAAATGGGTGGTGCAAAACCCCATCTTGCTTTTACTCGTGCAGTGAAATGA